The genomic DNA GCGTTCGACGGCGCGCTGGGTGCCTTCCTCGCTGGCTTTCGACTGGCTGCCGAGGGCGGCGGCCTGTCGCACCTGCGACGCGATCTGGCCGCCGGCGTAGATCGGCAAGCTGATATTGACGCCGATGCCGCCACGGGTGGAATCGGCATTGCGTTCGCTGCTGTTCAGGTTCTCGTTGTAGGTCGCGGTCAGCGCCAGGGTCGGGTAGTGGCGGGCGCGCACGGCACTGACATTGCGCACGGCGATCTCGGTGCCGAGGCGGGCGATGCGCAGGTCGTAGTTGTCGCTGCGGGTAGCGTCCAGCCAGGGCTCGATGCGCGCCGGTGTTGGTGGTGCCAGCGGCATGTTCTCGGCCAGCGCCTGGCCAGGATCGGCTTCGCGGCCGGTGATCTCCTCCAGGGCGCGCTGGGCATTCGCCACCCGTCGCTCGGCAGCGATCACCGTGGCGATGCTGGCGTCGAAGGCGGCGCGGGTTTCCTGCACGTCGATGATCGTTGCCAGCCCGACCTCGCGACGCCGCTCGGCCTGCTGCCACTGGCGTTCGGTGGCGGCGCGCTCGGCGCTGCCGGTGCGCAGCGCATCGCTGGCGGCCAGCACTTCGAAATAGGCCTGTGCCAGCCGCAGGATCAGCGACTGCTGGGCATTGCGATAGGTCGCCTCGGCCTGCGCCACGCTGATGTCGGCCTGCTTCAGGCGCTGGAAGGCTTCGAAGCTCCACAGGGTTTGCGACAGCAGCACCTGGGCCTGGTCGGCGGTGTTGTAGAAATCGACCTTGCTGCTGGCGGTGGGTGCCGGATTGGTCGGGTCGGTGATGATGCGGTTGCCGCTGGTGGTGATCTCGTTGTGGCTGCGCTCGTGGCTGCCGGTGGCGGTGAGCCGGGGCAGGAACGCCGATACCGCCTGCGGCTTGGCTTCGACGGCGGCATCGCGCGCGTACTGCGCCGCCAGCAGCGTGCGGTCCTGA from Nevskia ramosa DSM 11499 includes the following:
- a CDS encoding TolC family outer membrane protein, translated to MRCPIVPALLAGVLAAPCAATANDLLDSYHEALDQDRTLLAAQYARDAAVEAKPQAVSAFLPRLTATGSHERSHNEITTSGNRIITDPTNPAPTASSKVDFYNTADQAQVLLSQTLWSFEAFQRLKQADISVAQAEATYRNAQQSLILRLAQAYFEVLAASDALRTGSAERAATERQWQQAERRREVGLATIIDVQETRAAFDASIATVIAAERRVANAQRALEEITGREADPGQALAENMPLAPPTPARIEPWLDATRSDNYDLRIARLGTEIAVRNVSAVRARHYPTLALTATYNENLNSSERNADSTRGGIGVNISLPIYAGGQIASQVRQAAALGSQSKASEEGTQRAVERQTRDAFQGVISGIASVQATQAAMKSSQLALESSQLGLKVGTRTEVDVLTALRNLYAAQRSYSQSRYDYLISVLSLKRQAGRLAETDLAEIDALLIVAGPATPPPATLPPPG